The Vagococcus sp. CY52-2 DNA segment CCATGATTGCTTTACCAGCTGGGATTAACAACTTACGGTCATAACTGATTGGTCCTTTATGCTCACGAATCCAGTCAGCAATACCACCGACAAATTCTTTACCTGCTTCCCAAGTTTGCTGTAATCCATTAATAAAACTATCAATAATAGCTTTACCAGCTGCGAATAAATCGACATCACCAATCGCTTCAATAGCATTTTTTATGCCATCAAAGATATCTTTTGTCCATTGAAGACCTTTATCCCAAGCGTTTTTAAGACCATTCGCTGCGCTATCTGCTAAATTAGATACAGTGTTTTTTATGTTATTCCACACTTCACTAGCTAAATCTTTAATGTAATTCCATACGTTCGAAATAACTTCTTTTTGCAATTCAAATGAAAATTTAACGTATTCCACAATTGCTTTGACCAATCCAGTTATAACGTCTTTAATACCGTTCCAAATGGCACTAGCACCTTGTTTGATGCTATCCCAAATCAATTGCAAGTCATTTCCTAAATTAGTAAAATCACCTGTAATTAAATCAATTACAATTAAAACCGGACCCATAATCACCGCTTTAATCAGTTCCCATGCACCACTAGCAATAGTCTTAATACCATCCCAAACTTGCGACAACGAAATAGATAGTCCGTTCCACAGATTCATAAAGATATCAATAAATGGGCTTATGATGTTCATGATAACTTTTGTAACAGCAGTCCAAACCTCGCTAGCTTTTTCAACAATGCCGTTCCATAGATTACTCATAGTTTCTTTCATCTTGTCCCAAACATTAACAATTGCATCTACTGCATCAGATATAAACGATTTTATAGCATCCCAAATCTTAATAACTGCATTTCTGAAATCTTCGTTTGTTTTCCATAAATAAACAATCGTAGCAACCAAAGTGATAATCGCTGCGACAAGCGCAACATATGGATTAGCAGCCATAACAGCATTGAACACTCTTTGGACTGCGGCGGCTGTTTTAGTCACTTTGCTAACTGTTCCCATCATGACGGAATACGTTACCCACCAACCAACTAATGCGGTAATTAGTGGTAGAAAAGGTTTTATGACACCTAAAAAGTCTACAAACATTTTTATCATCGGCGGAATTACTGCATTGATTGTTCCAAATGCTTGATTCACAACGTTTTTAACCTTATCTAAATTGTCAGCTATCGAACCAAGACCAGCACCTTTTAATCCCTCATCTAGCGCTCTAATAGTTTTCTCGACACCTTTGATGACAGCGGATTTAATATTTTCAAATGATGTTTTAATACCCTGACTATTCTTTTTCGCTAAATCGGCAAAACCACCTACGCCGTCATTCAATTTAATCAAACGATCGTTAAACTCTGTAAAAGTTATTTCTCCGCCTTTTAACGCATCGTATAACTCGTTAACAGAATTAACCCTCTGTCTTTAAATGACTTCGCTACTTTATCCATAGCAATCGGCATTGTCTCCTGGACTGACTTAAATGACTGCATATCGACTTCGCCACGACCAAGCATTTGTCGGTATTGCTCCATACCACGAGCGGCATCAGCAGTAGAGGCACCACTTGCCAAGAATGCGTTGTTCAATGCTATAGCTGTGTCTGTACCTTTGTCCAAGCTACCTGTAGAAATAGCTAACTGTTGCGTATTTGCTACAATATCGTCTAATCTTGTCGGCAGTCCATCGATACCTTCCGTTAGTTTGTTCATCGACTTATCGACTTCTTGCGTTGAATAGCCTAACGCTTGCATGACTGTGGGGTATTTGTTCAACGTGTCAAAACGATTAATAGCACCACCCAATGAGCCAGTAACCATATTTACCGCACTGTCTACTAACTTGAATACCCCAACGCCTTTTGCGATGTCGCCAATTGACACGCCAGCTTTTCTAGATTTTTCATCCAACCCACCAAGCGAACTATCGGCGTCTTTCATTGCTTTTGTAAAACCTTTATCCGTTGCAGATAGTATGGCTTCTACACTATATGTTTCCATATTTACCTCCTTTCTTTTAGGAGTTTGCTTCTAATAATAATTTTCTTAACGTGGTATCTTCTTCTATTTTTTCAACTGGCTTAATGCCTAATATTTCTTGTTCTCGTCCCTCATAATCGAAGAAGTCTTTAAACGTATTGAACTTAGATTTAACATTCTTGCCACTTCCTGTAGTAGCTTGTACTTCTTGATTCTTAAAGGCTTGTAAACTGATAAAATACTCTTTATCCAATCGCCTTAATTGACTAGCTTTTGCTCTTAAACTAAATTCTTTAAGCGTCATGCGTTCGATTGTTAACATGTCATTAATGCCAAAAAAACGCATAGCATTAATTACTATACGGTCATATGTTTCTTCTGATGTTTCGGTTATTTTAATTTCTTCTTGAACTCTTTCATCGCTAACTTTCCCGCGTTTGATTCAGACAACTCTTTCAGCACTTTATCGAATAATTTTTCGATGTCCTCGCAATCATCAACGTAGTCGTCAATATCAGATTGAGTTAGCTTGTCTTTTTCTGTTCTACTAGCTAAATATAAGACTTTGGATAGCGTACTAATGTTACCACTCTGCAATTCTGGGATAACTCTAGCAGCTAAACCTAAACCAAATTTCATACCCTCGCGTTCCACTGGCATTTCTTTATCCACTTCACGAACGAACTTTACGCCAAATTTAAACTCATAAGTTTTTCCGTTAATTTCTAACTCCACTTAATTACCTCCATTCACAAAAAGAAAGGCTTACTCGCCTTTCTTCACTGTGTCCTCGAATTCATATTGTGTAACTTTTTCTTGTTCTGCTGTTAACGTAGCTAAACCATCTTTTCCGATGCCATTAAACGCAAAGTTCATAGATACTTCTACAGCTCCATCTACTGGTGCTGACGGTTCGAAACTTGTTACATATCCTTGATAATAAGTTGCTGCGAATTTTCCAGATTCGTCTTTCTCAATCTTATCAATTTCCCAAAACTCGAATAACTGACGTTCTAATGTTGCTTTGCGTAATTCTTTAATACGTTTGTCGCCGTCTGCCATCAACGACGTAGCAGATGGATCATACGTCGGTTCTTTTGGCACTTGAATATTACCGTCTTTTGTTTCTACTGTGTCAGTATCTACAGAAATTGGAATACTATGTTCTGTTTGAAAAGCTAGTTTCCAAGCGGCTTCTTCGCCTTGTTTTGCTAATTCTCTAAAAAGTAAGACGACATTTTTACCTTGTTTAACTGTTAAATTTGCCAATTAATTCACTCCTTATAATAAAGAAAACTCCAATTCAACAATCGCTCGTTTTAGCGTTGTGTTTGTGGAGTTATCTGTTAGCATTCTGCGTTGGCTTGCCATTGGTCTAAATGCCACTGGTACGCCATACGCTGCATTTATTTCATTTGCTTGATTAAATATCTGTTCAGCAATGTAAGAGACTTCTGCACGCTTCTTAGCAAGTCCCCACACATTTATTGTGATGTTTACATTGCCTTTTATGTTACTTTTATTAGGTATTGGATTGACTTCAGTATCTTCAAAATCAATAAAAGGATAGCCAACTTCTTTCATCGGTCTATCCTCATATACCTTATATCCTAATTTTTGACATCGTTTAAATAACTCGTCGTAAATTGCTTGGTCTACTGATTTCATTAGTTCACCAACTTCTTCATGTCATCAAGGAAAATACGTTTCTGTGAATCGTACGATGGTTTTACAAAAGGTTGAGCAGACATAAAACGCGTGCCGTATTCTAGATAAGCAGCGTATTCTGTTTTAGGTGATACGACACCAGTTAAACCATTTCTACTGATTTTTTCTTCTATTGAACTTCTGGTTTCGCCAGTAGGCTCAATTTTTTTCAACTTGCCACCTTTAACTTTTATATAATGACCTTTAAAATTAGCATTACGCTTCATTTTACGTTTCATTTCTATCGTGTTTTCTTCTACAACTTTTTTAACCAAATCCATCGTTACATTTTCTTTAAGTTTATCAGATAACGTATTAACACCAGTTATCATAACCGCTCTATGTTTCGCCATGATATTCCTCCACAATTAAACTGTTTCTATACTGTGGTTTCGTATCTTTCACAAGCTGCCAATTCTTACTATCAAACTCAACATAATCAAATTTAGGTATTTCATAATGTGGCATAACTCGAATGACTTTACGACCCTCTTTAACACTGCCAAATAGCACGACAGAACGTTCTGCACCTAAGTCCGTTACATTTACATTAGCAACTGTTTTAACATCGTCAGAACGCACATATTCGCTTGTGTCAGTGTCATAAAACTCTTTGC contains these protein-coding regions:
- a CDS encoding tail assembly chaperone, producing the protein MELEINGKTYEFKFGVKFVREVDKEMPVEREGMKFGLGLAARVIPELQSGNISTLSKVLYLASRTEKDKLTQSDIDDYVDDCEDIEKLFDKVLKELSESNAGKLAMKEFKKKLK
- a CDS encoding phage major tail protein, TP901-1 family; the encoded protein is MANLTVKQGKNVVLLFRELAKQGEEAAWKLAFQTEHSIPISVDTDTVETKDGNIQVPKEPTYDPSATSLMADGDKRIKELRKATLERQLFEFWEIDKIEKDESGKFAATYYQGYVTSFEPSAPVDGAVEVSMNFAFNGIGKDGLATLTAEQEKVTQYEFEDTVKKGE
- a CDS encoding phage capsid protein, with the translated sequence MKSVDQAIYDELFKRCQKLGYKVYEDRPMKEVGYPFIDFEDTEVNPIPNKSNIKGNVNITINVWGLAKKRAEVSYIAEQIFNQANEINAAYGVPVAFRPMASQRRMLTDNSTNTTLKRAIVELEFSLL
- a CDS encoding HK97-gp10 family putative phage morphogenesis protein, which produces MAKHRAVMITGVNTLSDKLKENVTMDLVKKVVEENTIEMKRKMKRNANFKGHYIKVKGGKLKKIEPTGETRSSIEEKISRNGLTGVVSPKTEYAAYLEYGTRFMSAQPFVKPSYDSQKRIFLDDMKKLVN